Proteins found in one Xenopus laevis strain J_2021 chromosome 1L, Xenopus_laevis_v10.1, whole genome shotgun sequence genomic segment:
- the v2rd-1.L gene encoding vomeronasal type-2 receptor 26, which yields MEKCLKCQDNEWPNQERTMCCEKQVEFLSYAGDSLTLVFIISSVILFITAAVILGTFISFQDTPVVKANNHTLSFILLVSIKLSFLSVFLFLGRPVVITCMLRQISFGITFCIAVSCVLAKTLTVYIAFKATKPGSPWRRWMDIKVANWLVFICSSIQCLISLIWLVISPPYVENILSEPGKIIIQCNEGSVVAFYIVLSYMGLLASVSFIVAFLARTLPVSFNEAKYITFSMLLFCSVWITMIPAYLGTKGKYMVAVEIFAIISSSGGLLFCIFLPKCYIILFKPEINTKQYLLGKCNT from the coding sequence ATGGAAAAATGCCTTAAATGTCAAGACAATGAATGGCCAAATCAAGAAAGAACCATGTGCTGTGAGAAGCAGGTTGAGTTTCTTTCCTATGCTGGTGATTCCTTAACCCTAGTCTTTATTATCTCAtctgtaatattatttataacaGCAGCAGTTATACTGGGAACATTCATTTCATTTCAAGACACTCCAGTTGTGAAGGCCAATAATCACACTCtgagctttattctccttgtctccatcaagttgagcttcctctctgtgtttctgttccttggcCGTCCTGTTGTAATAACCTGCATGCTCCGACAAATCTCCTTTGGAATCACATTTTGTATAGCTGTGTCTTGTGTTCTGGCCAAGACCCTTACAGTTTACATTGCATTCAAAGCCACTAAGCCTGGGAGTCCCTGGAGAAGATGGATGGATATAAAAGTGGCAAACTGGCTTGTTTTTATTTGCTCATCAATTCAGTGTCTGATTAGTCTTATCTGGTTGGTCATTTCACCCCCTTATGTGGAGAACATTCTGTctgaacctggaaaaatcatcattcagtgcaatgaagGTTCAGTAGTTGCCTTCTACATTGTCCTCTCCTACATGGGATTGTTGGCATCTGTGAGTTTTATTGTAGCTTTcttggctcggacattaccggttagttttaatgaggccaagtacatcactttcagcatgttgctcttctgcagtgtttggatcacaatgatcccggcatATCTGGgcaccaaaggcaaatacatggtggcagtggaaaTATTTGCCATAATCTCTTCAAGCGGTGGccttctcttctgtatatttctacccaaatgttacattattttattcaaaccAGAGATAAacacaaagcaatatttattgggaaaatgtaatacataG